A genomic segment from Amphiprion ocellaris isolate individual 3 ecotype Okinawa chromosome 17, ASM2253959v1, whole genome shotgun sequence encodes:
- the ccnb1 gene encoding G2/mitotic-specific cyclin-B1: MALRVTRNRLASTRNELAGKACSVAGPAQKPRAALGEIGNIAANKEVQKKNVKTEATKKTKVAAKVEKAEPPKPVVVPEPEVQVVPEPASPTPMETSGCEPAELCQAFSDVMLHTAVRDVDAEDHDNPMLCSDYVKDIYKYLRQLEIEQNIRPTYLKGQEVTGNMRAILIDWLVQVNLKFRLLQETMYMTVGIIDRFLQDHPVPKKQLQLVGVTAMFLASKYEEMYPPEISDFAYVTDRAYTTAQIRDMEMTILRVLKFKLGRPLPLQFLRRASKIYEVTAEQHTLAKYLLELTMVDYEMAHFPPSMVASAALALTLKVLDAGEWDATLQHYMDYTAESLIPVMAHIAKNVVRVNDGLTKHMAIKGKYSTSKQMRIATISQLKSSVVKDLAKQLTQSETCGRISKWSIVYKGPVDR; encoded by the exons ATGGCTCTTCGAGTGACTAGA aacCGCTTGGCTTCTACCAGGAATGAGCTCGCCGGAAAGGCCTGCTCGGTGGCCGGGCCCGCACAGAAGCCTCGGGCCGCCCTGGGAGAAATTGGAAACATCGCAGCAAATAAAGAAGTACAGAAAAAG AATGTCAAGACGGAAGCTACCAAGAAGACCAAAGTCGCCGCCAAAGTTGAGAAAGCCGAACCGCCGAAACCTGTCGTGGTTCCTGAGCCTGAGGTGCAG GTTGTACCTGAACCAGCATCACCCACCCCGATGGAGACTTCTGGCTGTGAGCCTGCTGAGCTCTGTCAGGCGTTTTCAGATGTTATGCTTCACACCGCCGTCAGGGATGTAGATGCAGAGGATCACGACAACCCGATGCTCTGCAGCGACTACGTGAAGGACATCTACAAGTATCTCCGTCAGCTTGAG ATCGAGCAGAACATCAGACCCACTTATCTGAAGGGTCAGGAGGTGACTGGAAACATGCGAGCCATCCTCATCGACTGGCTGGTGCAGGTGAATTTGAAGTTCCGTCTGCTGCAGGAGACGATGTACATGACTGTAGGAATCATCGATCGCTTTCTTCAG GACCACCCAGTCCCcaagaagcagctgcagctggttgGTGTGACGGCCATGTTTCTCGCCTCCAAGTACGAGGAGATGTATCCCCCAGAGATCTCCGACTTCGCCTACGTGACCGACAGGGCCTACACCACCGCCCAGATCCGAGACATGGAGATGACCATCCTGCGggtgctgaagttcaaactggGCCGTCCTCTTCCCCTGCAGTTCCTCAGACGGGCCTCAAAGATTTATGAG GTTACAGCTGAGCAACACACCCTGGCAAAGTACCTCCTGGAGCTCACCATGGTCGACTATGAGATGGCTCATTTCCCACCTTCCATGGTGGCGAGTGCTGCTTTGGCGCTTACGCTCAAGGTTTTGGATGCAGGCGAATGG GACGCCACACTGCAGCACTACATGGACTACACAGCAGAGAGTTTGATTCCTGTTATGGCTCACATTGCCAAGAATGTCGTCAGAGTGAATGACGGTCTGACTAAGCACATG GCCATCAAAGGCAAATACTCGACCTCGAAGCAGATGAGAATCGCCACCATCTCGCAGCTCAAGTCCTCGGTGGTGAAGGATCTTGCGAAGCAGCTCACTCA GTCTGAAACTTGTGGCAGGATTTCAAAATGGTCGATCGTGTACAAGGGTCCTGTGGACAGATGA